The window TCGTCCGGGGCGGGGTAAGTCATCCGTGGATCATCTCAGCCCATGACTCGTGCTGTTGGAAGGGCACTACTTCACCGGCCGAGCGCACCGCAGGATCCCCTGGCGCTCCGACCAGGAAGGTCAGCCGGTTGACGGGTCATTCCTTCTCAGGGGCAGCTGCGAGGTGGCAGCGGCAGATGTCGGCAGCCGTGAGATAGGGACGGGTACTACCAAAGGAGATCAGATGAGGATTTCGTCGCGGTCGTCGCCTGCGGTGAGTCGGAGGGCGCCCGGCCACCGGCCGACTTCCTTCCAGCCAACCCGCCCGTAGAAGTCCTCCAGGCCAACCTCGCTGCGAGCGGCGAGGGGCAGTTGTTCCAGGCCCATCTCTTCCTTGGCGACCCTGCGCACTTCATGCATGAGGGCACGGCCGACCCCACGGCCGCGTATGGCGGTGCGGGTCTGAACATGGTGGAGAGTGCCCAGCAGGGCGAGCGTCCGGCGACCCATAGCCCGCTCGACCAAGGGGAGTTGGCGCATCTGTGGATGGCCGCGATCGCGGGCGAGGCTGGCGCTGGACGGGCCGTCCAGGTACTCGGCGCGCGCACCGTCGGTCTTGTCGGCCCTGATGGCCGGACGGCGGCCCTCTGGGCGTGTGTTTGAGCTGTTTGGCGGTGCGTCTCTCGTCTTTTCGTGTGGTGGGCTTGGCGGGTGGGGAGCCGGCGGGGACGGCACCGGTCGACGATCAACGAACTGGTCGATGGGTTCGCAGGTACGCCTGCGACCGCTGCATGAGAGTAGGTCACTGTGATCGACAGGCGGGACGTGCTGCGGGCAAGCGTGTTGGGCACCGTTGGTGGGGCGCTGGGGCTTCAAGCACCGGAGAGTGCGGCTGCGGTAGCTGAGGCAGCAGGGCGAGTTGGCCGTCGGGACTGGGAGCGGTTGGCTGATGCTCTGTCCCCTGGGGCCACCCTCTACCGGCCGGGTGGTTCTGTATACCCGTCGTTGGCCTTGCCGTTCAACCACAGGTACGCCGGAATTCGGCCTGCCGGCATCGTTGTCTGTGCGACTACCGGGGACGTGTGTGCAGCGATCCGCTGGGCTCGCGCGGCGGGGCTGCCCGCCGTACCGCGCTCCGGGCTGGGACACAACTACGCCGGGTATTCGACCACCACGGGCCTGCTGCTGAATATGGCCCGCATGAGGAGCATCGTCTCCACCCCGATGCCGGGCGGTGCCCGCCCTCGGGTCTACGGGCCGATGAAGGTCGTGCACGACGCCGGTACCGTCACCGTAGGGGCCGGGGTCACCAATGGCGACCTGCATCCGTTGTTGGAGGACCACGGCATGTTCGTGCCGACCGGTCGTTGCCCCAGCGTCGGGGTCGCGGGGCTGGTGCTGGGCGGCGGTATCGGCTTCAGCGACAAGATGTTCGGCCTGACCTGCGACCGGCTCGTTGCCACGACCGTCGTGCTCGCCGACGGACGCGCGGTCAAGGCCAGCAAGGACTCGCACCCCGACCTGTTCTGGGCCTGCCGCGGCGGAGCCGGCAACAACTTCGGTGTCAACACCTCGTTCACCTTCCGGTACGAGCAGTTCGAGGGCACCGTGGGGTTCTACCAGCTCCGCTGGAGTCTGGACTCCGTACTGCCGGTGATCGCCGCCGCGCAGCACATCGCCCAGGACACCGTGAACGACAGGCGGTTCCATCTGCGTCTGGGTATCGGGACCAACGGGATGACCAGGACACAGATCCATGCGAACGCCAACGTCAACGCAATCGG of the Streptomyces sp. NBC_01788 genome contains:
- a CDS encoding FAD-binding oxidoreductase — encoded protein: MPFNHRYAGIRPAGIVVCATTGDVCAAIRWARAAGLPAVPRSGLGHNYAGYSTTTGLLLNMARMRSIVSTPMPGGARPRVYGPMKVVHDAGTVTVGAGVTNGDLHPLLEDHGMFVPTGRCPSVGVAGLVLGGGIGFSDKMFGLTCDRLVATTVVLADGRAVKASKDSHPDLFWACRGGAGNNFGVNTSFTFRYEQFEGTVGFYQLRWSLDSVLPVIAAAQHIAQDTVNDRRFHLRLGIGTNGMTRTQIHANANVNAIGQYYGTVQELRAILAPLLEIGTAEERARNSASVRQVTPGEASVLLSATTPIERFATKSAILNSRTLLTDQQVSAAAKHLLDWPGSGNEDGAGFAMFALGGEINRVPPNATAFVHRNDLFVFAAETTWADSDLPGVAEANLHWLKQFYDDIFPDKSPEQAYQNFPDPTLKNWRQAYYGTNYPRLVRVKRKYDPTGFFHYPQAVGTH